From one Electrophorus electricus isolate fEleEle1 chromosome 20, fEleEle1.pri, whole genome shotgun sequence genomic stretch:
- the LOC113572444 gene encoding G-protein coupled receptor 182-like, which produces MDYHDNETTLSYCHIEFDYTGRRISLFLFHLFVFIMGLTMNVTVVWVNWQRRHSHNTVFFCLLNMGLADTMIMVMLPVQMLEVIMDHVWVWGNFLCRFSNLVIVANIYASSLFLAYMSAERYLVLARGSMSRVGVIPEKRKRGTICAALWVLALFFSSLETVHVRTQEWTEPGCYLMPKHAYEEWFSTIIIIRFMVQFAMPAATIVASNVLAARAVRASPEVQARKTGDVLLLHLYYLVFVVCWLPYQITMLLILENILNPDLLNCIALQHLLFSYTVVRTITFLHCLANPILYSFLSRSFRGKLINLILHHLPQDAVSKQVMDQHGNPQGDATANRTKGSNGGGNSTSQSE; this is translated from the coding sequence ATGGACTATCATGACAATGAGACAACCTTGTCCTATTGCCACATCGAGTTCGACTACACCGGCCGGCGAATCAGCCTGTTCCTTTTTCACCTGTTTGTCTTCATCATGGGCCTGACAATGAATGTCACAGTGGTATGGGTCAACTGGCAGCGGCGGCATTCACACAACACTGTATTCTTCTGTCTACTCAACATGGGCCTGGCCGACACCATGATAATGGTCATGCTGCCTGTGCAAATGCTTGAGGTGATCATGGACCATGTCTGGGTGTGGGGAAACTTCCTCTGCCGCTTCTCCAATCTGGTCATTGTGGCCAACATCTACGCCAGCTCTCTGTTTCTCGCTTACATGTCGGCTGAGCGCTACCTGGTGCTAGCTCGAGGCTCGATGTCCCGGGTGGGTGTCATACCAGAGAAGCGCAAGAGGGGCACGATCTGCGCTGCCCTTTGGGTGTTGGCACTGTTCTTCAGCTCGCTGGAGACGGTGCACGTGCGTACCCAGGAGTGGACTGAGCCAGGATGCTACTTGATGCCAAAGCATGCCTATGAGGAGTGGTTcagcaccatcatcatcatccgtTTCATGGTGCAGTTTGCCATGCCAGCGGCCACCATAGTTGCCTCAAATGTGCTGGCAGCCCGGGCAGTGCGAGCATCCCCTGAGGTTCAAGCCCGCAAAACAGGCGATGTGTTGCTCCTGCACCTGTACTACCTGGTCTTTGTGGTGTGCTGGCTGCCTTACCAGATAACAATGTTGCTCATACTGGAGAACATTCTTAACCCCGACCTGTTAAACTGCATTGCGCTTCAGCATCTCCTTTTCTCCTACACGGTGGTAAGGACCATCACTTTTCTTCACTGCTTGGCCAATCCCATCCTTTACAGTTTTTTGAGCAGGAGCTTCCGAGGTAAACTCATCAATCTTATACTGCATCACTTGCCACAAGACGCTGTTTCTAAGCAGGTAATGGATCAGCATGGGAACCCCCAAGGTGATGCCACAGCAAATAGAACAAAAGGAAGCAATGGGGGGGGAAACAGCACCAGCCAATCCGAATGA